A genomic window from Flavobacteriales bacterium includes:
- the galE gene encoding UDP-glucose 4-epimerase GalE, giving the protein MKKILVTGGAGYIGSHTLVELSANDFEPIIVDNLCNTSIQNIQGAEKIIGKSISFYNVDCTDEDALNAVFEQEKSIEGAIHFAAFKSVEESVREPEKYHSNNIGSLQVLLNVMKKHNVENIIFSSSCTVYGSPDILPVSESAPFKKAESPYGETKQLCEELLNNTKISSISLRYFNPIGSHESGVIGDCSSDKASNLVPIITETAIGKREQITVFGDDYDTPDGTCLRDYIHVVDLANAHVKALQYVMKNKGKSAFNIGTGNGVSVLQAIHIFEKVNNIKVNYKIGPRRAGDVEKIYSDNTLSTNELKWKAQKTLDTAMLSAWKWENQKK; this is encoded by the coding sequence ATGAAAAAGATTTTAGTAACAGGGGGAGCAGGATATATCGGTTCACATACACTTGTGGAATTATCAGCCAACGATTTTGAACCAATTATTGTAGATAACCTATGCAATACATCAATTCAAAATATTCAAGGTGCTGAAAAAATAATTGGTAAAAGCATCTCTTTTTATAATGTTGATTGCACGGATGAAGATGCTTTGAATGCAGTATTTGAGCAGGAAAAAAGTATTGAAGGTGCAATACATTTTGCTGCATTCAAATCAGTAGAAGAGTCTGTAAGAGAACCCGAAAAATACCATTCTAATAATATAGGCTCATTACAAGTGTTGCTTAATGTAATGAAAAAGCATAATGTAGAAAATATCATTTTCTCTTCTTCCTGTACTGTATATGGAAGTCCTGATATATTACCAGTCAGTGAAAGTGCGCCTTTCAAAAAGGCAGAGTCCCCGTATGGAGAAACCAAACAATTGTGTGAAGAACTATTAAATAATACAAAAATATCAAGTATATCATTACGCTACTTCAATCCTATTGGTTCTCACGAAAGCGGAGTAATCGGCGATTGCTCGTCCGATAAAGCTAGTAATTTAGTTCCTATAATAACAGAAACTGCTATTGGTAAGAGAGAACAAATAACTGTCTTTGGAGACGATTACGACACGCCCGACGGCACTTGTTTAAGAGATTATATCCATGTAGTTGATTTAGCTAATGCACACGTAAAAGCCCTACAATATGTAATGAAAAACAAAGGCAAATCAGCATTCAATATAGGTACAGGAAACGGAGTTAGTGTACTACAAGCAATTCATATTTTTGAAAAGGTAAATAACATCAAAGTCAATTACAAAATTGGTCCTCGAAGAGCAGGTGACGTTGAGAAAATATATTCCGACAACACTCTATCTACAAATGAACTAAAATGGAAGGCTCAAAAGACACTCGATACAGCTATGCTTAGTGCATGGAAGTGGGAAAACCAAAAAAAATAA